Within Scomber scombrus chromosome 12, fScoSco1.1, whole genome shotgun sequence, the genomic segment agctctacatcatcagtgttttttcCAGAGAAACCTGGCATATaagatcagatacatgtagtgcacagataaaccaatgcagggttgaatgactaaatatttagtcgtttattttattttattaattccTGTTAGAGATGTGTGTATCAAatttcatttatctgtaaaCCTGTCAATTGTcgttttattgcatttcaggCATTAGTTggtggtgatatgagctttaCACAGGACCTATAAGGGCTTTgtgtattcatatgtttttgtttatttaaaaaaaatatgctctgaaaaataaactgcaaaaatatcaaatatgatacaaaataaaaactcatatatgcaaagtgttagtaaattattttttaaattacttgtcagaaggtccaataagCACTTATTTGAAGGTTCAGACTTTGCAGGGTTAAAAGTGGGACTGAAGCCattatgaagcttcagccgtccaaatacACTAGGTATCTTTCaactttacagtctttttaatgtttgtcatttagttagttagttagttagttagttagttagttagttagttagttaggtatattaccactcaatacgaATATTAgtcttgtaaataatgtcacgattatttttattacatatttttactattattgtttttattgtttttgaactcattattttttgttctttattatttcttattgcTGCCCATTGCtgtccactgctgctgtaataccgcaaatgtccccattgtgggactaataaaggaatatctcatCTTATTTTATCTCATGTTGGCTATTTTACTCCATACCTGCTGGTGGCAGCAGTACACCATCCGTTTGAtgcaagaagaggaagaagattcCCTACGTCATCAAAAAGAGCCAAGATAAATAGACACGCGACTATGTGGAGCAGGTAGAATACAGGTTAGAAGTGAATAaagcattatatatataaatataatatatatatattatattatatcacatgacatcactgtcTGGGATAGTTTAGTGAAATTAGAGACTGTACCACACGTTGTTAACCAGTGTGACTGACAGCTGCTAAACTCTACCCGACGTTACACCACTGTCCACTGTCCCAATGTGCCAGGTGGATGAAGGCTACCACGATCAACTGGAGCGCCAGGAGGTGCCCAGGTATGTTATGACATCACGGCCACCTCCATCACTAGACCACGGAAACGCTCTCAAGTTATTGGCTATGATCGTGGATGTGTGACATGTAAATTTACACTCCTGTAAGAAACTTCATTTAgtgtcatcagtgtgtttgtgggtcCTGTTGGTGAATAAGTAAGACATTGTGTCTATCACTAAAGATACCAGCTGACCAAAGTGTGTTATGACTGCTTCACGTTCCTAAATTCACTGCATGTCAGCTGACATCCGTCATGTGATTAAATGAATGATCAACATTAGAATGTATGTGAGTGTGAGCTCAACTGTAGGTGGGTTTGTCCATTAaccgtcctgttgtcctcgagtcaaggaaggaaggaaggaaggaaagaaggaaggggggaagaaggaaggaaggagggagggaggagggaaggaaggaagaaaaggagagaaggaaggaaagaaggaaggagggagggagaaaagaagaggtagggaggaaggaaggaaggaaagaagggaggaaggaagtaagaaattaaggaaggaaggaaggaggaaggaaggaaggtaggacggagggaggaaaaaaggacagaggcaggagaaagaaaaagaagaagggaggaaggaaggaaataaggacagaggaatgaagggagggaggacggtaggaaggaaggaaggaaagaaggaagggaggagtgaaggaaagaaggagggatggaggaagaaaagaaggaagggaggaaagagagaggaaggagataaagagaaggaaggagggagggaggacagacggaaggaaggaatgaaggaaggaaggaacagtcaaaacagacggggtcaagttgacccaggaggacgacacgaaggttaaagcagAGAAGTGCTAAATCAtttcagtccatttaccatttatactGTCAGACtgagtcaaatatttaaaaatgtttgctgtgGGAGGCTCTGTCAGGTAcgcacagacaggcagacaggcaggcaggcaggcagacagacagacagacagacaggcaggcagacagacagtttAGTCAGTCCACACTAGGACAAAGGTGAATTGACCTGATATAGGCTGTATGGTGCAGTAGGAGAGGAGGACTGAATGTTCGACATCATTACTGATACAGGTAGACATATTTAAGATTCAGCTGCTAAACCTGAGTCACGTATTTAAAGACAACTTTAAACAAATATGGATAAAGACAGAATTCATTACTAAAGGGAAATGATTGAAAATGATATTTTAGGCTTCCGGTTCTGGCGACTGACATGGTGGCTGAGTGGCAGTGAAGTGGCGACCTACCCAAAACCTTTTCTAAGACGGCCAAATAAAACAGATACCTCAGATCATTTGTTCCCTCTGCTGTAGGGTTTCTAAATAAGCTTTAGGCTGGTGTTCCTGTACTGTGCATCCATGGTCATTATAActcacttgaggacatttattatttatatttatgtttctatgTATTGTACTGTTTTTATGGTGTGAATTCGGTTGTCGACTGCTGTTGCAAATCAAAGActttctaatctaatctaatctgacTAATGGGAAAGGATATTGAATATCAGGaattacatttgtattatttttaaatgtttttattcccGTGTGTTtggtgtattttatattatgcaGTGGACAAAGAAGCTCTGAGACTGTAAAGGACAGGAAAAGTAAAAGACTCTTCTTGATAATGGAGACACCCGAGTAATATGATTTTGATGGAAATTGATTTAAACCTGCGTGCTATCCAATCTCAATATATGCTTTTATGCAGGCGTTTATTCTCATTTTTAtcctcatattttattttatattttcttacttattcatctaattttcttttcttctctttatgaCTCTGTACTACCTTCCCTTAGCCAGCTATTTGTGTGTCAGGAAGCAAAGCGCCTGTGGCTGTATTGTAAAACTTCTGGCAAccaataaaaatctaaatttaaaaaatcaaaaaaaaaaatggctaatgccaaatgtttggcattgagcattaagaaaaaaaaaaccctatcaTAGCAAACTTTATTCAGTTTCAACTTATAACCTATTATTTACACAATATTAGAAAAGAAGCTTCACGCTGTCATTCcaataacagtaaaaattgattaaaaagatattttctACTCAGGGAAATGTATGAAAAGTATGTGtgaggaaaaattcaaaatgtgtgaaatacCAATACAATAAAAAGGACTGTTGTCCTGttgaatgtgaaaaaatgatttttttaggAAACATCCTCAATATTCTATCAGCTGTTATattatcagctgtgtgtgtgtgtgtgtgtgtgtgtgtgtgtgtgtgtgtgtgtgtgatatttggCGAGACCTCACCTCTGCACATACTAGATCTTTTGTATGAATTGAGATGTTTGTGGAATAGAAGAATAAAGTAAAGTAGTAGTCCACACCTTAGCTTTTCTAATGTGGCTGTTGTGTTAAGGGGCGTTCAGACCagaagcgtctgacgcgaattgagcagcaagtctacatagacaatgaatgtaaatgatAACACGCGATTTCATATCAGGCGGCGcaaatgaagcgtctgaagcggcgcgaataaagttggaaaaatggAATTTTTCAGGCGACATCGCCCCGGGACATCCAATCatcggcgagtttctcccgacgtcacatcCGTGACGCAAGcacgaatgaagcgatgatccaaaaatgtatgtttatgatCAAGCGGTGCGATACAAGcatcagacgcttttggtgtgaacgcagctttaTTCTAGGACACACTTGTGCTCCACACATAAATATTATTGAATGATTCTCATGATTGTCTTTTTCCTCCATTTGTTAGTGTTTCTAAGAAATGTGTCAAGTGCAAAGAAGCGACTGCAGCCGTGGTGATCAGAGCAGGAGATACATACTGCAGGTAAGACTGGGATCTGATAATGTTCTACCAGACTGTAGTGTTGAACACAAGGGTTTTTGTGCTGGGAGGTGATTGATTGCAAGCTGAAAGAATCCCAAGTCATgcctatatttaaaaatattgatatgagtatagcaacttttaaatgattctgatggtatacatttttaattgtagtGATTAGACAATCCTGTTACTTCAGTCCTTCTCAGAACCCTGGGTTGGAGTCTTTACAGCAATGTTAGCAGTTCTGTggatgagtgagtgaatgaatggatgagCTTACCTCACAATGTTAACATGGTTTTAGAAATGATTAACTGTACTCAATcatatctctgtgtgtttgatgttaGGGACTGTTTCAAAGAATACTTTGTGCATAAGTTCCGGGCCATGCTGGGCAAAAACAGGATCATCTTCCCTGGAGAGAAGGTGCGTTTCTCTCTCCACACAGCATGATGAAAGGCACTTCATGATTAGAAGATGAATTAGTTGTTGGCATAGAATGATGAATGCATTTGTCTTCTGTGTTTGTAGGTGCTGCTGGCTGTATCTGGAGGTCCTTCTTCTTGCTCAATGCTCAATCAAGTCCAAGAGGTTAACCTGTCTTTATGTAGCAGAGCATACAACCCATACACAGGACCTTTAACACAGGATATCTCACAATCTATCTCCTAACTAACTTATAACCATATCTCAACCTCTAATTGGCATATTCATGAGTTATTGTGAAGAGCACATTCACTAAAACAGATTTTAGGAAGATTTTCACCAAATGTTCCAGAGAGGATACTGTTGGAAGAGGAACTCTTTTGACTGCACTGACCCTGTACTAAACCCAGCTGGAACCTTCATACTGGGGCTGTAAGGACCTCTGCGGCCTGtagggacttttttttattttatttttaaaaatcttataGTTTGTAGATtcataaatattaacatttattttttcataaacgAGAAAGAGGTCTAGcaagtaaaataaacaataatctTCAGAACTCTAAAAACAGATGCAAGCTGACTTTAACACTATATTGCTGATGTTCATATATTGATCCATTTTACTGTTAGTTTAGTTTTACAGTCACAGTGCAGACACAGTGATGTCTGAGAGTAGAAATGTTCTAGTTGCACAATGAAACCAGCTTTGTGTGAGGGGAGGTCCACAGTCTCATACTTTGAAAACATCTGTCCTAATCTATCTGTAGAACATTGTAGGTGCAGAAgaactttgttttcttgtttttgtttttgtcttaatATTAATGTAACTTACATTCTTTTCCTCCTCCCAGGGTTTGAGTCAGAATGCCCACAAGAAGTTAAGATTCATACCTGGCATTGTCTACATTGATGGTAAATCACTCTTTAAATGAGTGTAATCATTTCTATGTATGCCCAAAGGAATTATGCTCCGaacagttcattcattcattcagtttaCACTaaatatgcgtgtgtgtttctccaGAGGGGGGTGCTGTAGGTCAGTCTGTGGAGGAGAGACGGAGGACGGTGTCTGAGCTGCTGAATGTGTTTAAAGCTACTGGCTTCCCCTTCCACATCGTGCCTCTGGAGCAGGTCAGTGTGGACTGAGTCTAACAGGTCTAAACTAAATACTGCCACatgaacaacacatttttttgtcaagTGTCAAGATTTCTTCTTGACTGTGTCCTCTAACCACCTCCCAGGTCCTCGACCTTCCCAGTTCAGTTGTGGTGACAGCTCCCTCTCCCTCAGAGAGACCAGCTAGCTCCTACAAAGCAGCTGTGGATCACTTCATtcagactgacagcagcagatgtttgaCAGCACAGACACAGGATGAAACATCACCACCTGACATCCAGGAGTCCCAGACACAGTTACTGCAGCAGCTGATTGGCTCTGCTAAGACACTGACTGCCAGAGAAGATCTACTGAACACATTAAGGTCAGACATGCTGTTAGTAGCATTTCATCTACACCTCTGCATTTAGGCACTTTAACCAGAGAGAATATTCCACTGGGCTGACACACCACTCAGTCCCCTGCTGTTCCACTGATTctgatgaaaaaatgtgtctcattcattttctactAACTGCACCACAGGCAACCCTAAGGGCTATTTTCTAAGTGGTGTGTTTTTCCCATGAGAACATTATTTGCTCATATCTCCATGAAACCTCATGGTCAATGCCAAGTGCTTGAATACAGAGCAGGATGAAAACAGTGGTGGGGAGGATTACAATGTTTTTAGATGAGCAACAATCCTGATCCCGCTCTGTTTTTTCCTTAAAGGCAGCATCTCCTGGTGCACACAGCTCGTACTGAAGGCTACTGCAAACTAATGCTGGGAGACAACTGCACCAGACTGGCTGTTAAACTGCTCACCAGTATATCACTGGGCAGAGGAGCACAGCTGGCTCAAGACAcggtgcgtatgtgtgtgtatagatgaTACATGGATacactctttttaaaatatatgtatattttttattgaagaaATGGAATGtgtgaagaaaatgtttctctgtggatctgagttttaaaaaagtgtgtgtgtgtgtgtgtgtagggtttCTCAGACTGTCGATATGGTGACATAATAACAGTGAGGCCAATGAGGGACTACTCTTCAAAAGAAATAGCTTACTACAACCGTCTGTTCAAGGTGCCTTCTGTTTTCATAGCAGGCCTGGACACTAAGGTAAgatccagcagcagcattacatcTACAGCAGAGATGTTAAACTCATTTTTGTTCAAAGGGCCACATACATCCCAGTTTGATCTCATTTGGGCCAGACCATTAAAACCACTGCATTATatcctacaaataatatattgttacttcactataataaaccatctgtttacaaaacagatgaacagcctgagatgtcttaagaaaaattagcgcaatttcaacaatatcaAGTCTCAGTCTGGAACACaatttagttttattgatcaCGGAAAAAGCTTGTTTACAATAGATAAATTGTCCCAAACGTGAACAAAATGTTTGCAGCCAGATGTGTCATTTTGGGGTTACCGTGGTGAGAGATACTGATAAACTGTGTCCAAGTCCAACAAGGCAAAtgtgtccttcaaatctgaatcacattgcaAGTCAGTTATCTAAAGATGGACGTCCACAGGAAGATCAGAGGACTTGACTGTGAATGGCGAATGAAAATAAGCAAGAATAGCAGAATGCTTATTGGAAAATTGGAATGAATTATCTGCAATTTTCAATCCAGTGGACCAGATTGGACTCCTTGGCGGGCCGATTCTGGCCCatgggccatatgtttgacacccctgatcaacagtaacagtaaactgcagagaaaattacagtaataaaaacaaagatctCAGatattgtaaaacaaaatataaagagaaaagacTACTACTGTGGTCAGTGTTCATGAGTCAGAACTCAACCTTAGAAAAAGCCTCCGAACCATCATTTCTTATGATTTCTGAATAGCCCCccctaaaaacaacaacaaatctgaCACTCACAATTTTCATACAACACATTTACTTTAGACAGACAGTCATTTGTCAGACACAGTTACTGGAATCAAAGAATCCAGCTGTCAGTTAACAGCTGTTAACTTCATGGGGCCTGAAGCCCTGCTTTCTGGCCAGAGCAGGACACAAGCTGTACTGTAGTCATTTAGTTTATTTCCAGTGTAACAGATTGTCATGTAAAGCAAGGTCTTCCTACTGGTTTGTAAGCACATCACTTCAGTGTTCTGTTTGtcactttaatgtaaaacaaagtgTTTTGTCCACACCAGGATCCTGTAGGACTGATGATTCAATTTTTTCTCACAGGCGATTGGTCAGGAGGTGGTTCTTATATTTTTATCTATAATACTGAACAATCCTTCCTTGCTGATTTGGCCTGCAGcattaactaccatggcaacagtaTGACATAAAAGTCAGGGTTAATCCCaaggttattttttaataataatagtcataGTAATTGGTGTGGTGTTACTGTCATATACTGCTGTTTAATATTCCCACTGTGTGAGATGTGTAATCTTACAGACAGACAGTCCATGCACAATGATATAAATGGACAGGTTTATTGTGATGTCAACACATTGTATATAGCCAGACTTTTTATTCagtatgagtttgtgtgtgtcccaCAGACAACAGATAAGGCCAGTATCCAGCGTCTGACAGAGAGCTTTGTCACTAAACTGCAGGCAGACTTCCCCTCTACTGTTAGCACCATCTACAGGTCAGTACAACTACTACATTCTGCTCAATGGACTCAATAACATAGATAATGTAACCTGCTTTTTCTAACTATTAGCAAAATCCAGTGTACCTTTTCTACCTTTTCTCCACACACAAGCTCCTATTTaaaaaagctgctgtgtgtccTGTAGGACCAGTGAGAAGCTGCAGACTGCATGTAAGAGTACCACTACTGCTGACCCCTGTGCCCGATGTCTGCTCTGTATGTGTGCCCTGGATACTACTGTTGGTGAGTGTTTGACTGGCACAAGACCAGGACTGCATCCTCTGCAGACACCCAGTAGAAAGCCTTTCCTTGTAGAAAGTGTGTATATCCTGCAGTGATCACTTCACCTTCACATCAGTCCTTAAACACATGCCAGCATGTCCTCTACTTCCTGGAAGTGGAGGGGGCCTGTGTGTTTGGACCTTAAAGGCTATAAGTGTACCACCAGCTGAACGCTTCACATTGTTCTGCTCAGTCTCCAATATCTGTGAGCAATGATAGAAAAGAGCCTGCAGCTGGTTTGAGAAGAAGATTAAGGGAGTGGGTGCACACAGAGGTCTAGATCTGTAATCTGCAGAGAAACTGTCACAGACTCTCATTACAGAAGAGTAAAATGAATACGTTGCAATTTCAGGTTTCTTCACCATCAAAgcattctttttcttatttttgtttagAGAATGTAAGCACTCTTAATCCtaaataaatgattcatcatGACATTGACTTCTCTTCTCTCCAGTCTTCTGTCACACTCACTGatgtctctcttctcttctttcagaAAATGCTTCAGCCTTCCAGGCCACACTGATCTCAGAGCAGCTCTCCCAGACTAAATCTCTAGGTATTAATAGTACAGCTCTTCCAAAACAAAGCCCAGGTACAGTAAATGTATGAGTCACTGTGGAACAGTACTGTTAATTTGCATGTGTTCATTTGGAGTCATTGGTCAGTAAAAATATGCTGAAATATGAATGAACTTTTGATGTCAGTTGATGAGATTTaacattgttgttttaatgacaaaaacaaaggagaaAGACCTGGCTATGTGCTGCCATTTGATCTGTTATTGTCTTTAATACATAATATCTATTGCATTATAAATAACTGTAATATAGCTGTTATTTTACAGTCATCAGTGCATGTGTTCTACTTCCTCTTTTAGCATTGGTTAGCATTCTGTCCAGAACATTTTGATTTAACTGAAGCTTCTTTTGAAACTTAGCTTGCTTGCATGTGTAAAATCATTTGAATGAAGAACTTTGGACGGTTGAAAGTTAGCATGTGCTCTGTAACTGAAGCAAACACAGCAGGAAGGAGGCTGCAGTAGCACTCTACCATCCTCACAGGGTTTAGGTTTTTTACACTCACATTGTTTGCTGCAGGGGCAGCCgtggctcaggaagtagagcgggccaatcagaagattggcggttcaatTCCACATGTTAATATGTCCTAGGTCAAGATACATAACCCAAAATTGCCCTCGAGGgctggtgtgtgaatgtgtcagtGCTTAGTCTCCCtactgatgagcaggttggcaccctgtgcggtgctttgagtggtcaaaaaggcTAAAAAACATTCCAATTACTGTAATAAAATCAGTTGCCTGTGTTTCCAATAAAGTTGGAGGGCAGTCAGAGTGGACTGCTCCCACTGGACAGTGCTGTTcttctggaggaggaggaggaggaggaggaggagagggctGTGGGAGAACAGTAGAGGGTGGAGGCTGCTGCTCTTCTTCCAAGTAAGCATTCAGTGACTTAATAAAGCAGTGATTCTTTATATATAGTCATTTAATCTTGGACTGATATGACAGAGAGAGTCATTTCTGAGATGTCACAACATTGCAGCATCACTAAAAATAGATCCAACAAAGACAAATTCAGCTGGATCAAGCTGTTGTTATCCTTTAGGATGCACATCCCATGCCAGCCTCATCACTAAGTTCAGTATTGATGTTCTGTTACAGGTTAGCAGAGACAACTGATGTGAGGAGCCTGCTGTGTTACAGCTGTCAGCTGACCATCAAAGACATGGTGGGTAAACTGATGCAGTGATTTCCATATACTATCTAAGTATGATTGACCCATGTTCTTTAAAGAAGCAGTGAAATAACATACATGCTACATCTTTATATGTTTTCCTTCTGCTCTTTTCACCTCAGTCTCATTGCTCTTGACATATCCCCCCTCCTTTGTTTTTTCTACCAGTCCTCAGTTGATTGTCTCCCTCAGTACATCCTGTTAGAGGCTCAGAAGAGGCAAAGGAGGTGAGTAGTTAAGAGATCATTTTTCATTGCTGAGTCCATGTACAagaattactactactactactagtactactactactagtactactactactattaatactactactactactactaccactactactactagtactaccactactattaatactactactactactactactaccactactactactagtactaccactactactaccactactactaccactactactactactactactactactactagtactactactactactactactactactactactagtactaccactactattaatactactactactactactagtactaccactactactaccactactactaccactactactactactactactactactactactactactagtactaccactactattaatactactactactactactactactactactactactactactagtactactactactactactactactactactactactactaccactactactactactagtactaccactactattaatactactactactactactactactactactactagtactactactactactactactactactacacctCTGATCAGTTAAAAAAGCATAACATAGAGCTTTTCAAATGCCCTGAgtcttgtgttttatgtgccagACAAACTGTCTAACAATTGAAACAACTAAATCcacatcaataaataatttttCTGTTGTCTGATGCCGAAGTTAAAAAGTAATCATCTAGCAACTTGTGGCAAGTCTAAGTGTACTGAGACATACACAGGGTGATAGTGGAAAAAAATCCTGAGCCTGAACTTTCCGGGCCCCTAAGCCAAGATATATGCCCTGATCAACATAATTGTCGAGCGGGATCCAGGGGTATGCTCCCCTGGgagaaaatgttgataaatAGTCCCTTAAATGATAGATTCTGGTGAATTTTGTGGAAATAAATGGACAACATTCAGACATGAGATGAACAAACCCAATATAAACCTATATTATATCTTTGTGTAGAGCACCAGAGCTCTTGGGATCATGGGTCTGGTAGGCCTGTTCAGTAATCCATCCCTGCTTTTAACTAGTCACTTACCTGCGTACTTATTGCTTGTATAGCATACTGAGACTACAGATACTACAGCCATACCAAGAAAGGTCAGTAGGTGGCAATTATAATACTCCAAAGTAAACTAGGAAATTCCTTTCTTGACATCATACATGGCCGAGCTCAAGCTTGAATTCAGGCACCCTGCTTGAACGCTATCAGGCCTGCATACAGCTCTGATATTACAGACCTTTAATAATTGGAAAAGTCAATGAGGGTaaacttcacatttaataaaagtTGAGACAGTTTAAACTAAAGCAATATcatttcacatacacatacatttcaCCTACAGAAACTTCATAGAGAGCCAGAATGACAATGAAAATGTGacctgtttgtgttgtttaggTCTCAGATGAGGGAGGAGATCAGTGAGTTCCTGCTGGATGACGGGGATGGAGGTGATTAAAGAGCTGCAGCAGTCCACTCTGAAACAATTACATCACGAATGTGCTTATTTCAACTTGCAGGGTCTACAAGAATATAAATGCTTTATAGATAAATTAATTTCATTCTCTACAACCCTGCATCCTGCAGGGTGCTGGAACCTTTGTGGTGGTTAAACACAACTTATTCAGTGTATTATGAAGTCGATAACTCATCATCAGCAGCTTTCAAGCCTCTAAACTTTTTTAGAGCACACTGGActtaatatgtaataaaaacacatgccCGTCAGACATATTTTTGGATGGACTGGGTGTGTATTCAACAGATGAACTGTGAAAAGTGACCAGATACACACAGTCCAGTAGTGTAGTGTACACTCCTCACTGGAGTCAATGGCTCACTTCAGAACGTCATGGTATTCTTACATAAACATGGTGCCAATGGAAAGTTAAGAagtgaatcatttaatcaattaatcaacatgTCGGCAGTGTTGACAGTTTGATCCATCTATTGCCTTGTCAGTCCAGACGGTGGTTCACTTACCAGAGTACATCACCATGGTTACTAATGCTGAACCTGCTCTGCACCAGAGGGTCAGATCACAACCACTGACCAACCAGATCactggaaaaaatgtgtcatcattcCTACAAGATCCTGACATGGAGAAAAGTCTTGAATTACAATAAAGTGATATATAACATTACTTTTGTTCTGCCTGTGGCCTTCAGGAAGCTCAAATGATGATACTTCCTGTTGATGACTTGTAAAAAGAAACttaagagggggggggggggggggggggggaatgtgTCACAGTAAAAATCTAGGAACATCCCactgaaatatgtattttaaccaACATCCAGCATTACACAGTGTTCCTGGGTTATCACAGCAACTTACTTTTTGTGTTACTGACAGTGAAGCCTAACAACATAATGGCTGTATTATGAAAACTGGATTCAATATTCCATGACATAAGCAATTCCCATCAAAGCTCCTCACATAATGCATACAAAGCATTCTGGCTTGTTTTTACAAATATTAAGTGGTggataaacacatttaaacctGAAGCACACACTGTTTATAAGCATAGCATCTGCACATGTGCTACAATACAATAGAATGTGTTTAGTCCAGACAGGCTGCTCTATATCTGACCTTACTGTACCTGTGAAAGACGTGGAGCCAAACATGAGTGTTGAATGGAATGTCCAACCTCACTTAAAGATGTTTGGGTGGGactatattttgaaaaaaaaaaaaaaaatgtatagacACCGAAAAGTTCAATTAATGTCTAACTTTATATTTTGAATAGAAAGAAATGAGACATGTTATATTTTCAGTTAGAAACAAAAAGTGCAGTTTTATTGAAGAGAATGATGAAAGACAAACTTTACTAAAAGGtctacaacaacacacacaagtatTTACAGAATGATAATTCAcaatgaatatgaatgtgtttgtatgttatgTCAGTATGTGTTTCAGATTTTGTTGATGCTGGCAGCAGGCAGGGTGGATTTGTCCAAGTCATTAAAGT encodes:
- the ctu2 gene encoding cytoplasmic tRNA 2-thiolation protein 2 isoform X1, which produces MCQVDEGYHDQLERQEVPSVSKKCVKCKEATAAVVIRAGDTYCRDCFKEYFVHKFRAMLGKNRIIFPGEKVLLAVSGGPSSCSMLNQVQEGLSQNAHKKLRFIPGIVYIDEGGAVGQSVEERRRTVSELLNVFKATGFPFHIVPLEQVLDLPSSVVVTAPSPSERPASSYKAAVDHFIQTDSSRCLTAQTQDETSPPDIQESQTQLLQQLIGSAKTLTAREDLLNTLRQHLLVHTARTEGYCKLMLGDNCTRLAVKLLTSISLGRGAQLAQDTGFSDCRYGDIITVRPMRDYSSKEIAYYNRLFKVPSVFIAGLDTKTTDKASIQRLTESFVTKLQADFPSTVSTIYRTSEKLQTACKSTTTADPCARCLLCMCALDTTVENASAFQATLISEQLSQTKSLGINSTALPKQSPVGGQSEWTAPTGQCCSSGGGGGGGGGEGCGRTVEGGGCCSSSKLAETTDVRSLLCYSCQLTIKDMSSVDCLPQYILLEAQKRQRRSQMREEISEFLLDDGDGGD
- the ctu2 gene encoding cytoplasmic tRNA 2-thiolation protein 2 isoform X3; amino-acid sequence: MLGKNRIIFPGEKVLLAVSGGPSSCSMLNQVQEGLSQNAHKKLRFIPGIVYIDEGGAVGQSVEERRRTVSELLNVFKATGFPFHIVPLEQVLDLPSSVVVTAPSPSERPASSYKAAVDHFIQTDSSRCLTAQTQDETSPPDIQESQTQLLQQLIGSAKTLTAREDLLNTLRQHLLVHTARTEGYCKLMLGDNCTRLAVKLLTSISLGRGAQLAQDTGFSDCRYGDIITVRPMRDYSSKEIAYYNRLFKVPSVFIAGLDTKTTDKASIQRLTESFVTKLQADFPSTVSTIYRTSEKLQTACKSTTTADPCARCLLCMCALDTTVENASAFQATLISEQLSQTKSLGINSTALPKQSPVGGQSEWTAPTGQCCSSGGGGGGGGGEGCGRTVEGGGCCSSSKLAETTDVRSLLCYSCQLTIKDMSSVDCLPQYILLEAQKRQRRSQMREEISEFLLDDGDGGD
- the ctu2 gene encoding cytoplasmic tRNA 2-thiolation protein 2 isoform X2, which produces MCQVDEGYHDQLERQEVPSVSKKCVKCKEATAAVVIRAGDTYCRDCFKEYFVHKFRAMLGKNRIIFPGEKVLLAVSGGPSSCSMLNQVQEGLSQNAHKKLRFIPGIVYIDEGGAVGQSVEERRRTVSELLNVFKATGFPFHIVPLEQVLDLPSSVVVTAPSPSERPASSYKAAVDHFIQTDSSRCLTAQTQDETSPPDIQESQTQLLQQLIGSAKTLTAREDLLNTLRQHLLVHTARTEGYCKLMLGDNCTRLAVKLLTSISLGRGAQLAQDTGFSDCRYGDIITVRPMRDYSSKEIAYYNRLFKVPSVFIAGLDTKTTDKASIQRLTESFVTKLQADFPSTVSTIYRTSEKLQTACKSTTTADPCARCLLCMCALDTTVENASAFQATLISEQLSQTKSLVGGQSEWTAPTGQCCSSGGGGGGGGGEGCGRTVEGGGCCSSSKLAETTDVRSLLCYSCQLTIKDMSSVDCLPQYILLEAQKRQRRSQMREEISEFLLDDGDGGD